One Lutra lutra chromosome 7, mLutLut1.2, whole genome shotgun sequence DNA window includes the following coding sequences:
- the CIB2 gene encoding calcium and integrin-binding family member 2 isoform X1 has product MGNKQTIFTEEQLDNYQDCTFFNKKDILKLHARFYELAPNLVPMDYRKSPVVHVPMSLIIQMPELRENPFKERIVEAFSEDGEGNLTFNDFVDMFSVLCESAPRELKANYAFKIYDFNTDNFICKEDLERTLARLTKSELDEDEVVLVCDKVIEEADLDGDGKLGFADFEDMIAKAPDFLSTFHIRI; this is encoded by the exons GACTGCACCTTCTTCAATAAGAAGGACATCCTCAA GCTCCACGCGCGGTTCTACGAGCTGGCCCCCAACCTCGTCCCCATGGACTACAGGAAGAGCCCGGTTGTCCACGTGCCCATGAGCCTCATCATCCAGATGCCGGAGCTCCGG GAGAACCCCTTCAAGGAAAGGATCGTGGAGGCTTTTTCTGAGGACGGCGAGGGGAACCTCACCTTCAACGACTTTGTGGACATGTTCTCTGTGCTGTGCGAGTCGGCTCCACGGGAGCTCAAGGCTAACTACGCCTTTAAGATCTACG ACTTCAACACGGACAACTTCATCTGTAAGGAGGACCTGGAGCGCACGCTGGCGCGGCTCACCAAGTCAGAGCTGGATGAGGACGAGGTGGTGCTCGTGTGTGACAAGGTCATTGAGGAGGCCGACCTGGACGGCGACGGCAAGCTGGGCTTTGCGGACTTTGAGGACATGATTGCCAAGGCTCCTGACTTCCTCAG cACCTTTCACATCCGGATCTGA
- the CIB2 gene encoding calcium and integrin-binding family member 2 isoform X2 produces the protein MDYRKSPVVHVPMSLIIQMPELRENPFKERIVEAFSEDGEGNLTFNDFVDMFSVLCESAPRELKANYAFKIYDFNTDNFICKEDLERTLARLTKSELDEDEVVLVCDKVIEEADLDGDGKLGFADFEDMIAKAPDFLSTFHIRI, from the exons ATGGACTACAGGAAGAGCCCGGTTGTCCACGTGCCCATGAGCCTCATCATCCAGATGCCGGAGCTCCGG GAGAACCCCTTCAAGGAAAGGATCGTGGAGGCTTTTTCTGAGGACGGCGAGGGGAACCTCACCTTCAACGACTTTGTGGACATGTTCTCTGTGCTGTGCGAGTCGGCTCCACGGGAGCTCAAGGCTAACTACGCCTTTAAGATCTACG ACTTCAACACGGACAACTTCATCTGTAAGGAGGACCTGGAGCGCACGCTGGCGCGGCTCACCAAGTCAGAGCTGGATGAGGACGAGGTGGTGCTCGTGTGTGACAAGGTCATTGAGGAGGCCGACCTGGACGGCGACGGCAAGCTGGGCTTTGCGGACTTTGAGGACATGATTGCCAAGGCTCCTGACTTCCTCAG cACCTTTCACATCCGGATCTGA
- the LOC125104897 gene encoding uncharacterized protein LOC125104897: protein MPNRRSSKEVPGLQEQRPGRCEPREAAGQAARSRPGSLDQAPGALGPLQALGGGRMRQRPGAGEGTWARQRGSRGHGHTRPQRRELSTAGPYPHGDTQFQGGAGPELQETLCVPAPLTACGSRPLGLFPFVATVLLSEAWSWRTQHPLCVCQSTAHPPPTTPRCTRHALALDPWHCAWGMLLSASEGPRGRCGQIRGDPDSAAPAVGQSGKANWDTGFGVGESHVNGHPPSWASAPSHQRGTGIQPAGQAAHLCRAFWTPLREPRESPPVPAHQS from the exons ATGCCCAACAGACGGAGCAGCAAGGAGGTGCCAGGCCTCCAGGAGCAGAGACCCGGGCGGTGTGAGCCCAGGGAGGCTGCAGGTCAGGCTGCAAGGAGCCGGCCAGGGAGCTTGGACCAGGCACCTggggctct GGGGCCGCTGCAGGCTTTGGGTGGTGGACGTATGCGCCAgaggccaggggctggagagggcACCTGGGCCAGGCAGCGGGGCTCCCGGGGCCACGGTCACACCAGGCCCCAGAGGAGAGAACTTAGCACAGCTGGCCCGTACCCCCATGGGGACACCCAGTTCCAGGGCGGGGCTGGGCCTGAGCTACAAGAGACCTTGTGTGTCCCAGCACCTTTGACCGCCTGTGGCTCCCGGCCTCTCGGACTTTTTCCTTTTGTAGCCACCGTGCTGCTCTCAGAGGCCTGGTCTTGGCGCACGCAGCAccccctgtgtgtgtgtcaaagcacggcccaccctccccccaccacgcCCCGCTGCACCCGCCACGCTCTAGCCTTGGACCCCTGGCACTGCGCGTGGGGCATGCTGCTGTCTGCCAGTGAGGGTCCTAGGGGCAGGTGCGGACAGATTCGGGGGGATCCAGACTCTGCTGCCCCAGCTGTGGGACAGAGTGGAAAGGCCAACTGGGACACGGGCTTTGGTGTTGGGGAGAGTCACGTCAACGGTCACCCCCCTTCCTGGGCCTCGGCTCCTTCCCATCAAAGGGGCACAGGCATCCAGCCGGCCGGGCAGGCGGCTCATCTCTGCAGAGCTTTCTGGACGCCCCTGCGGGAGCCGAGGGAAAGCCCACCAGTGCCTGCCCACCAGTCCTGA